Within the Legionella pneumophila subsp. pneumophila str. Philadelphia 1 genome, the region TCGCCCTTTTTGAATCTGCTTTTGCATTTTGGCATCCAGTTTCGCCCCAAAGCGGGTGAACAGTTCCAAATCAAGAAATTGCAGGTAATCCAGTTTCATTCGACCGGATTCTTTTTTAATTTGCGGATGCTGCGCTTTACCACCGACTCGTGAGACCGATTTGGTGATATCAATGGCGGGAAGAAATCCAGAAGAGAATAAGGATTCATCAAAAAAGATTTGCCCATCAGTGATGGAGATGAGATTCGTTGGAATATAAGTGGCCATTTCACCTTCTTTGGTTTCGATAATAGGCAACGCCGTCATACTACCGCCGCCCAGAGCAGGGGAAAGACAGGTGGAGCGTTCTAATAAACGGGAATGCAGATAAAAAATGTCCGCAGGAAATGCCTCACGTCCAGGAGGTCTACGCAGTAAAAGGGACAGTTCACGATAACTATTGGCATGAGCACTCAAATCATCATAGATCACCAGGGCATCTAAGCCCTTTTTCATCCAGTGTTCGGCAATGGCGCACCCTGCAAAAGGAGCCAGATAAAGTAATCCTGGTAAGGCCGTCGCTTGGGCTACTACAACAGTCGTATAGTCCAATGCATTGGCTTCTTTTAATAATTGAATGGTAGAGCTTACCGTGGAACGTTTTTGGCCAATCAACACATAGACACAATACACTTTTTTATCTTTTTGATTCATCACAATGTCAAGGGCCAAAGCACTTTTACCAAGCCCATTATCCCCAATCAGTAACTCCCTTTGTCCTTTTCCAATGGGAATTAGATTATCAAGCATCTTATTTCCTGTGTACAATGGTCGATTCACAAAGTCACGGTGAAGAATAGGTGGGGACAGCCTATCCAGTAATCCTTGTTCTTCATGGGGCGGAATCTCACCGCCGTCTAATGGATGGCCTAGAGGATCAATCACTCGCCCAAGCAGTTTATCACCTACAGGAATACTCAATACGCGTTTCAGAGGAAAAATAGGGGTGCCTGCCTTTAATTTTTTGGTTTGTACCAGCATCACAGCGCCAACCAGCTCTTCGGTGAGGTGGAACACCATCGCGATACAGCACTCATCCTCTGAAATAAGAATTTCATCGATGGCAGCCCCTGGTAAGCCCTTAATCCAGATAATCCCATCTCCAACAGAAACCACCCGCCCTTGTTCGGATACCTTGATTTGAAATTGATAGCGCTCAAGGCGTTGTCGTTGCTTCTCAAGAAAAGAAGGGGTGTTAGACCAATTCATTTTTTGTCTCTATAAAGAATTTTAATTCATCACGAAGATTGGCTTGCAAGCACATGGGGCCCATTTGCAGGGTTAATCCCGCGAGAAGCTTTGGATTTTCCGTAAAAGAGACTGTAATTTTTTTAGGTGACAATTGTTCAATAACTTGCAAGAGATCCTGTTTCTGATGTTCTTTGATGGGGTAGGCCGTTTGTATTGAAACGGTTTCTTCTTCAGGCACAGTATGGAGCCATTGCCATTGTTCTGTCGGAATATGATGGAGCTCCTCAATGGTTTTTTTGATGATTTTCTCTTCAAGATGGGCATCCGCAAAAGGCATTAACAATTTTTCAGCAAATTTCCCAGCCAATAGAAACGCTTCCTTGGCATTGTTTTCAATGATGGCTGCGGCTTTTTGCATTTCATGGGAAAAAATCTGTTCTTTTTCTTGATGCAATTGTTTTTCAAACCGGAGTCTTTCTTCTGATTTCCATTGTTCCATTGCCTCATGCCACTCGTTTTGTAGGGTCGCTTTCTCTTGTTGCCAATCGGTAAGACGATGTTCATAGGTTGTTTGCAATTGCGTTGCTTGCCTGTGCAGTCTTTCCGCAGTCTCTAATTGTTCTTGCACTCTTTTTTTTCGTTCTAATATGGTTTTTTGTATGGGCGCATAAAGAAAGCGTTTCAAAATCCAAATGAGAATAAGAAAATTAATGAGTTCTAATGAAAAAGTGGTCCAAGAGAGTTCCATTGGTTTTATCCCTGTTGCGTTACAAAATAAGACAATAATGGATTTCTAAAGAGGATAATCAAAACAATCACCAAACAATAAATGGCTAACGATTCGATCATGGCCAAACCAATAAATAAGGTTCTGGTGATGGATTTTTCGGCTTCAGGTTGCCTTGCCAAAGCATCTAAGGCGTGACTAATCGCGCGCCCCATGGCTAGAGCCGGCCCTATAGTTCCTATGGCAATGGCTATTGCGGCAATAACGGTTGACGCTAAACTAAACCAACTTATGTCATTCATAACGATTCTCCTTGGCTTTTAAGCTCATGGGCTTGAATGCCCCCAGCAATGTATATTAAGGCCAGCATGCCAAAAATATACGCTTGGATGATGGCTTCAATAATATGTAAAATGAGTATTGGAATAGGAACTAAAAATCCGGCAATCATGAGGACAATCAGGGCGGTTAATTGCAAGCTCATGATATTACCAAACAAGCGGACAGCCAATGCTAAGGTTCGAGAGATTTCGCTGATTAAATGAAAAGGCAATAAAAAAGGAGTTGGCTTAATATAATGTTTCAAATACTCTCGCCACCCCTCGGCACGAATTCCAAACCAGTGTACCGATAAAAAAGTCATTATCGCAAGGGATGCCGTCACCGATAAATCCGCTGTTGGTGAATAAAATCCCGGAATAACACCAATTAAATTGGAAACAAGGATAAAAATCCACAAGGTGGCTACAAAAGGAAATATCAGTTCAACGTGCTCGGGCAATACTTCTTTTATTGCATCGTACATGGTGCTTAAAACACCCTCCCAAATGAGTTGGTACGTGCTTGGCTGTAGGAGAGAGCATTTGTAAGTGGTACTCCATGCCATGATGAATAAGGAGATCATAATGAACCACGTGGTTAAGACGCTTTGTGTGATGGGTAATCCACCGATTGAAAAGGCAAAATGCGCTAAGAATCCTTCTTCTCCCACAGTTAGTCCTTAATTAAAAGATACACGTTAATGGCACCAATAATCACCCCAAGGAGGATTAAATTGATGGTCCAACTGATGGAATACCCTTTTATTTTCTCATCGAGCCAAACCCCGAGATAGGCTCCTGCAATGATGGGTAACACAAAAACAAAGCCCAAAGTGCCCAGGTAAACTGTTTGGGCTAATAACGTTGATTTTCCCTTTTTGGCTTCATTGATTTTGCGGACGTTTCGTTTCACTTGTTGTTCCAGTTCCTTGTTTGAATTTTTAAATTCCATAGCTGTTCTGCCGGTTTAATTCCCATAAACGCTTTAACATTTCTTCATCCAAACGATGCACGCTTTCTTTGGTGCGCACTAGATTGTTTTCTTCCCAATGTAATTCTTCCTCCAGGACCCTTTGTATGGCTTGGTACTCTTTATGGCGCACATAATGTCTTGTCGCGATATGCAATTGATTGTCAATGAAATAAACCACGGCACCTGGTAATGCTAAGTATTCCGTCTCTTGATTCTCATCACGAAACCAGGCCAAGCCGAATTTTAAGCACGTCATCATTCGGCCATGATGAGCTAAAATCCCAAATTGCCCAGAAGCATCCTCACCCACAAAACTGATGACCTTATCGATTTTTTCATATTGTGTGGCACTCTTAAGATGGATAGTAAAAAGCTCCATGTCCGTCGTTATCTCCCTTTATCCATGGCACCCCTCATGTAACACGCTTCTTCTGAAAATTCATCGTAATCGCCTCTTAGAAATGATTCGCAATCGGTTAATGTGTGTTCTAATGAAACCGATTTCCCTTCCATTCCTGTTTGAAGTTTGGTGACATGGAAGGGTTGGCTAAGATAGCGCTGCAGTTTACGTGCTCTTAACACAATAGCACGGTCTTTAGGAGAAAGCTCTTCAATCCCCATCATAGAAATCATGTCTTCTAATTCTTGATAACGTTCCAGGTGTTCTCGTACGGCTTGTGCAATGGAATAATGTCGCTCGCCCAATAGGATTTTATCCATAAATTGACTCTTGGAAGCTAAGGGATCCACGGCGGGATAAATGCCTTTGCCTGCTTGTGCGCGAGAGAGTACTATGATGGAATCCAAATGAGTAATAATCCCGGTCACCGCCGGATCGCTCATATCATCAGCCGGAACATAAACCGCTTGTACCGAGGTCACTGCTCCTTTTGCAGTCGATGTCATGCGCTCTTCAAGTTCCGCTATCTCAGTCATTAAGGTGGGTTGATAACCGACACTAGCCGG harbors:
- a CDS encoding F0F1 ATP synthase subunit alpha, whose product is MNWSNTPSFLEKQRQRLERYQFQIKVSEQGRVVSVGDGIIWIKGLPGAAIDEILISEDECCIAMVFHLTEELVGAVMLVQTKKLKAGTPIFPLKRVLSIPVGDKLLGRVIDPLGHPLDGGEIPPHEEQGLLDRLSPPILHRDFVNRPLYTGNKMLDNLIPIGKGQRELLIGDNGLGKSALALDIVMNQKDKKVYCVYVLIGQKRSTVSSTIQLLKEANALDYTTVVVAQATALPGLLYLAPFAGCAIAEHWMKKGLDALVIYDDLSAHANSYRELSLLLRRPPGREAFPADIFYLHSRLLERSTCLSPALGGGSMTALPIIETKEGEMATYIPTNLISITDGQIFFDESLFSSGFLPAIDITKSVSRVGGKAQHPQIKKESGRMKLDYLQFLDLELFTRFGAKLDAKMQKQIQKGRVLREILKQERFSPLPIEFQLAWLIAYNEGFFDELNLEDIPKMLKKIEEEIKQSTLSLGSPREQWKKAIKEWLMA
- a CDS encoding AtpZ/AtpI family protein translates to MEFKNSNKELEQQVKRNVRKINEAKKGKSTLLAQTVYLGTLGFVFVLPIIAGAYLGVWLDEKIKGYSISWTINLILLGVIIGAINVYLLIKD
- a CDS encoding F0F1 ATP synthase subunit C yields the protein MNDISWFSLASTVIAAIAIAIGTIGPALAMGRAISHALDALARQPEAEKSITRTLFIGLAMIESLAIYCLVIVLIILFRNPLLSYFVTQQG
- a CDS encoding F0F1 ATP synthase subunit A, which produces MGEEGFLAHFAFSIGGLPITQSVLTTWFIMISLFIMAWSTTYKCSLLQPSTYQLIWEGVLSTMYDAIKEVLPEHVELIFPFVATLWIFILVSNLIGVIPGFYSPTADLSVTASLAIMTFLSVHWFGIRAEGWREYLKHYIKPTPFLLPFHLISEISRTLALAVRLFGNIMSLQLTALIVLMIAGFLVPIPILILHIIEAIIQAYIFGMLALIYIAGGIQAHELKSQGESL
- a CDS encoding F0F1 ATP synthase subunit epsilon, whose translation is MELFTIHLKSATQYEKIDKVISFVGEDASGQFGILAHHGRMMTCLKFGLAWFRDENQETEYLALPGAVVYFIDNQLHIATRHYVRHKEYQAIQRVLEEELHWEENNLVRTKESVHRLDEEMLKRLWELNRQNSYGI
- a CDS encoding F0F1 ATP synthase subunit delta, producing MELSWTTFSLELINFLILIWILKRFLYAPIQKTILERKKRVQEQLETAERLHRQATQLQTTYEHRLTDWQQEKATLQNEWHEAMEQWKSEERLRFEKQLHQEKEQIFSHEMQKAAAIIENNAKEAFLLAGKFAEKLLMPFADAHLEEKIIKKTIEELHHIPTEQWQWLHTVPEEETVSIQTAYPIKEHQKQDLLQVIEQLSPKKITVSFTENPKLLAGLTLQMGPMCLQANLRDELKFFIETKNELV